Below is a window of Halomicrobium mukohataei DSM 12286 DNA.
TTCGATGACCAGCGCGAGTTCCTGATTCTCGGCCTGGAACTGGTCGATCGCGTCGCTGACGTCCACGTCCGGTGAGAGAGTCACCGGCGGGGCTGCGAGCGCTTCGAAGTCGACGATACCCTCGGCCAGATCGTCACGGTGGCGTGCGAAGACCGGGAAGTAGAGGATGCCACGGAAGTCGGTCAGCTCCCCGCCGACCAGCGGGTATCGCGTGTGGGGCTGGTCGGCCATCCGCCGGAAGTTCTCCGCCGGGTCGACCGCCGTCGACAGCGCGACGATCTCGTCGGTCGAGACCATCACGTCGCGAACGGGCTGTTCGCCGATCTGGAGGGCGTTCATCACCTCGGTGCGACGCTCCTCGCTGAGATCCCCCTCCTCCAGGACCGACCCGAGTTCGTTTCGGAGATCCGCCCGCGACTCGATGACGTCTTGCTCGGTTTCGAGCCACGCGCCCGTCATCTCGATACCGAACAGCTTCAGCGTCCACTTGGCGACCCCGTCGCCGACCGAGATCAGCGGCGAGATCAGGTGATTGAACCAGTACAGCGGCGTCGCACCGTAGCGACACACCATCCGCGACCGCTCGACCCCGAGATACGTCGGCGTCTGCTCGCCGTGGGTCAGGTGGACGAGGTTGATGATCAGGAACGCGAGGATGGCACCCGATCCGACCGTCGCGAGCACGGTGTTCTCGAACAGCGGTTCGAACAGCGCTGCCAGTGCCGGCTCGGCGACGATCCCGACGGCGATGCTCGACGCCGTGATCCCGACCTGACAGGTGGTGAGATAGATTTCGAGGTTCTGGGTCATCTCCCACGCCCGTTCGAGCGCGGCGTCGCCGTCGCCGACGAACTCGGACTCGGTGAACTGACGGGCCCGCGTCAGCGCGAACTCGATCGCGACGAAGAACCCGTTCGCGAGTATCAGTGCGACACCAGCGACCAGTCTGACGCCGATCTCCGGAGGGTTCATCACTGGACTCCTTCTGATCGACGCCTGTTATACCTCGCGGCTCGGCGACCACCGCAAAGTGTTTGTCGTGGGACTCCCCAGCTTTTATCGTGCAATTGTTGCGTCGGCTACGGGACTGGCTTGCCGGACGGCTTCCGGCCGGGCCCGTACTCGTCGCAATTGGGCTGGTGTGGTTCGCGGGCGCACTCTGGAACTTTCGGCGCGAGATATCCACCCTCGCCGGTGCCGCGTTACCGGTCGCGACGTTCGTGTTGACCGGCGGCCTCTCGGCCGGCGTCGTCTTCGTCGGCTACCGACTCACCCAGAGCCCGTTCGCTCCCGACGAGCGGTGGTCGATCGTCGGCTGGACGGCCGGCGGACTGCTCGTTACGGTGTCGCTGCACGCCGCGACTCTGAGTATTCGCGCCGCGGAGGGACGCCCGATCGGCGAGCCGCAGTTTCCGCTCCTCGTCGCCGGTGGCGTGGGCGCGCTCGCGGGGTACGGCATCGGAGAGTTGCTGGTCGACGTGCGCCGGACGGCCGCCCAGGCGCAACAGGCCCGTGACGGGATGGCGTTCGCGAACAGCCTCCTGCGTCACGACGTTCGCAACGCCCTGCAGGTCATCCTCGGACAGGTCGACGTGCTGACGACGATCGACGACGAGCGCGTCGGCGAGGCCACCAAACGCATCGAGAGCCAGGCCGAAGGGCTGTACGACCTCACGTCGAATGCCGAGGCCGTCACCGCCGTGCTGACGGGCGAGGCGACGCCGGAGCCCAGAAACGTCGTCGAGGACATCGAGACGACCGTCGCCACCGTCACCGAGTCCTTTCCCGACGCCACCGTCGAGACGGCGCTCCACGACCAGCTGGTCGTTCGCGGGACCGACGCACTCAGGCCCGTGTTCGCGAACATCCTCGACAACGCGGTCCAACACACGGGCTCGAATCCGACCGTTCGGGTGACGACGGAGACCGCAGACGGCGTCGCGCGCATCCGCTTTGCCGACGACGGACATGGGATTCCCGAAGGCGAACGCGAACGGATCTTCGAACGCGGCGTCACGACCGACGGCGGGAGCAACGGGCTCGGACTCCACATCGTCTCGACGCTGGTCGAACGCTCTGACGGCTCGATCTACGTCGAAGACAGCGAGCTCGGCGGGGCGGCGTTCGTCGTCGAGTTACCGATCGCGGAGTGATTCCGCTGGACGGGACCGCCCGCCCGAGACGGCAAACTCGCGAGCGGCGGGTGTGTCACGGCCGGCGACCAGCATCGGAGGGAAGCGTTTTGCCCGTCCAGAAACTGCAGGCGGACATGAGCGACCCCACTCTGACCGTCCTCCCGGGCGACGCCGACCTCGAACCCGCCTTCGACGTTCGCCGCGACGTGTTCGTCGACGAGCAGGGCGTCGACGAGGCGATCGAGATCGACGGCAAAGATCCCGACGCGACCCACGTCCTCGCCGAGGTCGACGGCGTTCCGGTCGCTACCGCACGGCTGCGAGTGATCGACGACGGCGTCGGCAAGGTCGAGCGCGTCGCGGTCCGCGCCTCTCACCGGGAGTCCGGCGTCGGTCGCCGGGTCATGCATCGGATCGACCAACTCGCGATCGAGAACGGTCTCGACCGCCTGGAACTACACTCCCAGACCCGTGTCGAAGGGTTCTACCAGCGACTGGGCTACGAGACGGTCAGCGGCGAGTTCGACGAAGCGGGCATTCCCCACGTCGAGATGCGAAAGGAACTGTGAACGTGACCGTTCCCGCGGTCCGTCCGTGATCGGTCGCCGTCGCTCTCGGATTCTCACGTTCGCAGCAAAACGGGCCGGAAGGGATTTGAACCTCGCCCAGACGTGCTCACTCGCTTCGTTCGCTGTGCGCGACTGGTCTGATTCAAATCTCTCGTGTCGTTTTCACTGCTCACTGTCGTTCGCAGCAAAACGGGCCGGAAGGGATTTGAACCTCGGTCAGAGCAAAGCTCTTCCCTGCTTCAAATCCTTCCGCGAAGCTCTCGGATTCTCACGTTCGCAGCAAAACGGGCCGGAAGGGATTTGAACCCTCGACCGACGGCTTAAGAGGCCGTCGCTCTGCCAGACTGAGCTACCGGCCCAGTGCATTCGAAGGTTGTCGGGGCAAGTAAAATAGGTTTCCTTTCGACGCCGCCGTGCAGGGGTTCCACATCCCGCCGCCACCGGAGACAGTTGATATAAGAGGCTTCGATCCGACTCGTATACACACAAATGAGTACAGCCAGCGGGATCACCATGGCCTCTATGTCGAAGTACGCTATTCTCGGGTGTGGGAGCGTGGGCCATGCCGTTGCGGAGGAACTGGTCGACGAGGGTAAGGACGTGCTGATCCTTGACCGCGACGAGGGACGGGTCGAGGCACTGCGCGATCAGGACCTCAACGCCCAGGTGGGCGACATCGCGGACGACGAGATGAGCGAGACGCTGAGCGACAGAGACGTCGTGTTGATTCTCTCGTCCGACGTCGAAGCCAACGCCGCAGCGGTCCGCAATATCCGGGCCGACGGCGGCGAGCAGTTCATCGTCGCCCGGGCCGACGACCCGGTCTCGGCCGACGACCTCAGCGAGGTCGGGGCGGACGTGGTGATCAACCCGTCGACCGTGATCGCCGACTCGGCGATGCGGGCGCTCGAAACGGGCGAGCTGGAGTACAAGGCGAGCCAGCTCGCCGAGGTCATCGAGGACACCGACCAGCGGATGGCGATCCTCATCCACCGCTCGCCGGATCCCGATTCGATCGCCAGCGCGGCGGCGCTGCGGACGATCGCCCAGAGTCTCGACGTGGAGGCGGACATCATCTACGAGGGCGAGATCGGCCACCAGGAGAACCGGGCGTTCGTCAATCTGCTCGGGATCGACCTGGTCTCGCGCGACGAAATCGACCTCGACGACTACGACACGTTCGCGCTCGTCGACACCGCGAAAGGCGGCGATCCGACGGTCGAACGGGTCGATCTCATCATCGATCACTACGAGCACGACCACGCGCACGACGCGACCTTCGAGGACATTCGACCCAACGTCTCCGCGACCTCGACGATCCTGACGAAGTACATCCAGGAACTGGAGCTGAGCCTCCAGCAGGAGGTCGCGACGGCGTTGCTCTACGGGATTCGGGCGGAGACGCTCGACTTCAAGCGCGACACGACGCCGGCCGATCTCACGGCGGCGGCGTACCTCTATCCGTTCGCCGACCACGACACGCTCGAACAGGTCGAGTCGCCGTCGATGTCTCCGGAGACGCTGGACGTGCTCGCGGAGGCGATCCGCAACCGCGAGGTCAAGGGGTCGCACCTGGTCTCGAACGCGGGGTTCATCCGCGACCGCGACGCCCTGTCACAGGCCGCCCAGCACCTCCTGAACCTCGAAGGGATCACGACGACGGCGGTGTTCGCGATCGCCGACGACACGATCTACCTGGCCGCACGTTCGAAGGACATCCGGATGAACATCGGCAAGGTGCTCGACGACGCGTTCGGCGAGATCGGCGACACCGCGGGTCACTCGACGGACGCCAGCGTCGAGATCCCGCTTGGCATCTTCACCGGCATCGAGACGAGCGAGGACAACCGCGACACGCTGCTGGCACTCACCGAAGAAGCGGTCCGGAGCAAACTGTTCGAAGGGATGGGCGTCGACAGCGAGAGTTCGAACGGGAACTGACGGTCGTCTGGTGGCGGTCGCCGCGTCGGCGCTAGGCGGTGACCTCGTCTTCTTCCTCTTCGTCGGCGGGTTCGTTGCTCGCCTGGAGTCGCTCGACGATGTCGTTGACCACGACGACGTCGCCGACGGCCTGGACCCAGCGATAGGGGACGATGACGCCGCGCGCCTGGTTCGCCTTCGCCGAGAACAGTTCGCGGTTCAGTTCGTGCAGCGCGAGTCCGGTCACGCTCTGGCGGTCGAGGTCGAGTCGGATGTCCTCGACTTCACCGACGAAGACGCCGGTGTTCGTGTACACCTCGCGACCCACGAGCGTCGTGATTTCCT
It encodes the following:
- a CDS encoding CNNM domain-containing protein, whose amino-acid sequence is MNPPEIGVRLVAGVALILANGFFVAIEFALTRARQFTESEFVGDGDAALERAWEMTQNLEIYLTTCQVGITASSIAVGIVAEPALAALFEPLFENTVLATVGSGAILAFLIINLVHLTHGEQTPTYLGVERSRMVCRYGATPLYWFNHLISPLISVGDGVAKWTLKLFGIEMTGAWLETEQDVIESRADLRNELGSVLEEGDLSEERRTEVMNALQIGEQPVRDVMVSTDEIVALSTAVDPAENFRRMADQPHTRYPLVGGELTDFRGILYFPVFARHRDDLAEGIVDFEALAAPPVTLSPDVDVSDAIDQFQAENQELALVIENGEVVGMVTVTDLLESITGDIEDPIDVEDSSGAAEDD
- a CDS encoding ATP-binding protein, whose product is MQLLRRLRDWLAGRLPAGPVLVAIGLVWFAGALWNFRREISTLAGAALPVATFVLTGGLSAGVVFVGYRLTQSPFAPDERWSIVGWTAGGLLVTVSLHAATLSIRAAEGRPIGEPQFPLLVAGGVGALAGYGIGELLVDVRRTAAQAQQARDGMAFANSLLRHDVRNALQVILGQVDVLTTIDDERVGEATKRIESQAEGLYDLTSNAEAVTAVLTGEATPEPRNVVEDIETTVATVTESFPDATVETALHDQLVVRGTDALRPVFANILDNAVQHTGSNPTVRVTTETADGVARIRFADDGHGIPEGERERIFERGVTTDGGSNGLGLHIVSTLVERSDGSIYVEDSELGGAAFVVELPIAE
- a CDS encoding GNAT family N-acetyltransferase, yielding MSDPTLTVLPGDADLEPAFDVRRDVFVDEQGVDEAIEIDGKDPDATHVLAEVDGVPVATARLRVIDDGVGKVERVAVRASHRESGVGRRVMHRIDQLAIENGLDRLELHSQTRVEGFYQRLGYETVSGEFDEAGIPHVEMRKEL
- a CDS encoding DHH family phosphoesterase, coding for MSTASGITMASMSKYAILGCGSVGHAVAEELVDEGKDVLILDRDEGRVEALRDQDLNAQVGDIADDEMSETLSDRDVVLILSSDVEANAAAVRNIRADGGEQFIVARADDPVSADDLSEVGADVVINPSTVIADSAMRALETGELEYKASQLAEVIEDTDQRMAILIHRSPDPDSIASAAALRTIAQSLDVEADIIYEGEIGHQENRAFVNLLGIDLVSRDEIDLDDYDTFALVDTAKGGDPTVERVDLIIDHYEHDHAHDATFEDIRPNVSATSTILTKYIQELELSLQQEVATALLYGIRAETLDFKRDTTPADLTAAAYLYPFADHDTLEQVESPSMSPETLDVLAEAIRNREVKGSHLVSNAGFIRDRDALSQAAQHLLNLEGITTTAVFAIADDTIYLAARSKDIRMNIGKVLDDAFGEIGDTAGHSTDASVEIPLGIFTGIETSEDNRDTLLALTEEAVRSKLFEGMGVDSESSNGN
- a CDS encoding PRC-barrel domain-containing protein, which encodes MDRDSVPQEITTLVGREVYTNTGVFVGEVEDIRLDLDRQSVTGLALHELNRELFSAKANQARGVIVPYRWVQAVGDVVVVNDIVERLQASNEPADEEEEDEVTA